The stretch of DNA CAGCGTCTCCGCCATGCGGCTGAGTTCGGTCTGCTCCACCGAGCGGATGACCAGCCACCCTGCGACGGCCAGGCCGACGAACACGGCGGCGAGGGTGCCCAGGGCCACTTTCCACCGGATGCCGAGGTTCATGCCGGTACGTCGGATTCCCGTAGTTTGTATCCGAGTGATTTGATCGAAATGATGGCGTCGTCCAAGAGTGGAAGTTTCTGTTTGAGGCGGCGCACGTGGACATCGACGGTGCGGGTGGTGCCGTAGTAGTCGTACCCCCAGACGGCACTCAGCAACACATCTCGCGTCAGGACTCGCCCGATGTTGCGCAGCAGGTGTTCCAGCAGGCCAAACTCTTTGGCCGTGAGGAGGACTTCTTGTCCTTCGAGCCGGACCTCATGCCGGGAGAGATCCACTGTCAATGGACCGTAGTGATATTGCGTGTGGGGGGTATTCGCGTTCCGGTCCAGTCGTCGGAGCAGCGCCTTAACGCGCGCCACCAGTGCCTTGGGGCTGAAGGGTTTGGTGACGTAGTCGTCGGCGCCCAGCTCAAGCCCGATCACCGTGTCGGATTCTTCCGCCTTGGCGGTCAGCATGAGAATGGGGAGCAGCGCGGTCTCCTGGTTCAGCCGGATGCGTTTACAGACTTCAAGCCCGTCCAGTTCGGGCAACATGAGGTCGAGAATGATCAGGTCGGGATGTTCGGCCTTGACCTGACGGAGTCCCTCTGTGCCGGTCATCGCAGTGGCCGTGCGAAATCCTTCCTTCTCGAGGTATAGCTTGACGAGTTGGAGAATATCTTGCTCATCTTCGACGATCAAAATCTTTTTGTGGGTCGCTGCGGGGAGAGACATGGCGAGATTCTCCCACAATGGTTCAGCGGCCTCAACTGCTTTTGTTCAGGGACGGGGTGGATGATCCGGTTGACGACAAGGGCGGGTCTGACGTAAGGTGGCCGTTCAGTGCGACTACGCGCTTTCCCGACAGGCCGAACCGCCCTACATGAGCGTGAGAGGGAAACGGAATATGAAGATATATTTAGCCAATCCTCGTGGATTCTGCGCGGGTGTCGACCGCGCCATAGACATTGTTGATCTGTCACTCAAGAAATATGGGGCGCCGATTTATGTGCGTCACGAGATCGTCCATAGCCGGCACGTGGTGAACTCGCTCCGGCATAAGGGTGCCGTATTCGTGGAAGAGCTGAACGAAGTGCCCGAAGGATCGGTGGTGATCTTCAGCGCCCATGGTGTGGCGAAGTCGGTCTGGGAAGAGGCGCAGAGCCGCCGCTTGCATGTCATTGATGCCACCTGTCCGCTGGTGATCAAGGTTCATAACGAAGTGAATCGCGACTATACGCAAGGGTATGAGTTGATTCTCATCGGCCATGCGGGACATCCAGAGGTCATCGGGACGTTGGGCCAGATCCCGGATAAGTTTCACCTGGTGTCTTCCGTCCAGGATGTGGAACGGCTTCACGTCGAGAAGACGCAGAATCTGTCCTACGTGACCCAGACCACGCTGAGTGTCGATGAATGTCGCGACATCGTCGAGGCGTTGCACCAGCGGTTCCCGAATATCAAAGGGCCGCATCAGGAAGATATCTGTTACGCGACCCAAAACCGCCAGAACGCGGTTAAGTCGTTGTCGAAGCTGGTCGATGTGATCCTCGTGATCGGGTCCCCGAACAGCTCGAATTCGAATCGACTTCGCGAATTGGGCGAGCATTGCGGCATTCCGTCCTATCTCATCGATGCGGCCTCGGATATCAATCCGGACTGGCTGAAAGATGCCAAGAGTGTGGGGCTGTCTGCCGGGGCTTCTGCTCCTGAGGTCCTGGTCACCGAAGTGGTGGCCTACCTGAAACGCCTTGGTTCTTCCGAGGAGGTCGAGGAGCTGACGGTCATCGAAGAAGACGTCGAGTTTCTCCTTCCCAAAGAACTGGTCACGATCGAATCGGCTTCACGCGCGTCGGCCTCGGCGAACTAGCGCTGCCTGGCGCCGGCTACGCTTCCTTCCACTGTTTTTGCCGCTCCTCCATATGTTGGGGGAGTGGCACCAATCTTCCCCCATATCAGGGGTTTTTCTTTGCATTGATTCTATCGCTGTGATAGAAGATTTTCCGGTTTATTCCCCATACTCCGTCCCATCTCAACCTTCTTGCTCTGGAGGTCGCCGGTGTATCTGAAGTCATTGGAAATGCTCGGCTTCAAGTCGTTCGCGGAGGCGAAAATCCAATTCCCGAAAGGCATCACGGCCATCGTGGGTCCGAACGGGAGCGGCAAGAGTAACGTCGTCGATTCCATCCTCTGGGTGCTGGGCGAGCAAAGTACCAAAACGCTTCGGAGCGAGAAGATGGAAGACGTCATCTTCAACGGTACGGAAGTGCGCAAGCCGTTGGGGTTGGTGGAGGTCTCGCTGGTCATCGGCGGGCTCGGTGAGTTGCGGCTGGATGCGATTTCCGGGCTGCCAAGCCAGTTGAGCGAATATCAGGAACTGATGATCACCCGCCGGCTCTATCGAAACGGGGATAGTGAATATCTCATCAACAAGACGCCCTGTCGGCTCAAGGACATTCGAAATGTCCTGATCGAAACCAGGGCAGGGTCCAAGGGACATACCGTCATCGAGCAGGGCCGAATTGAGCAGATTCTGCAGGCTTCGCCGCAGGATCGCCGGGAACTGATCGAGGAAACGGCGGGAATCGTCCGGTACAAAAAGCAAAAGGCCGAAGCCCTCCGTAAGCTTGACGCGACCCAACAGAACCTGGTGCGAGTGCGCGATATTGTCGCCGAGGTCAAGAAACAGCTCAATTCGCTGGAGCGTCAGGCCCGCCAGGCGCGTTCGTATCAGACGTTGCAGCAGGAAGCCCGTGGTCTCGAGATTGAACTCCTGTCCCGTGACTATCGCACCATGCATGCCGACCTGGAGTCCGTCGATCACGAAGCCCGAGAGGTGGAATCGCAGGAAGCGGAACAGGTGGCCGAGCAGGCGCGCATGGATGCCGAGCAGGAAGCGATCAGGCTGCGCATGAATGACGCGGCGGAGGCCATTGCGCGGGTGCGTGATACGTTGGCCGGCACCGAACAGCGACAGTCACAGGCTTTGACGGCTGCGGAGGTTGAGCGGAACCGGACAGAACTGTTTGAGCGGCAACGTCTGCAGGCTGCGCAGGAGATGGAACGGCTCGCTGCGGATCGCGAACAGGCTCAGGTGGAAATCGAAACGCTTCGAGCGATGCTGCTCCAATTGGAAGGGGACATCGCTGCGCAGGAGGCACAATTTCAACAGGCGGATGTCGAGGCAAAATCGTTGGCCGGCCATCGCTCCTCGGCGGTCGCGGAAGAAGAGCGTGCGCGGAAAGATGTGTTGAACTTAGCCGTACTCGTTGCGAATACGGAGCAGAGCCTCACGCAGATCACGTCCCGTCAGCAGGAAACCACTGCTCGAGCGGAACGACTCTCCCGCGAGCAGGAACAGTTGGTGGCGCAGGTGGCGGGGTTGGATCAACAACGTGACGTGCTGGCCGCGCAGCGCGAAGAGGCCAGCGGGCGCATTCAAGAACTCATGACCGAACGGCAGGCGGCGATCGAGCGGATCGAAGGGCTGGGGGGGCAAATCACCGGCCTGGACCGCGATATCGTGAAGTTTTCCGAGGACGTCGCCGGTGTGGAGTCGCGTCTGGGTGCCCTTCAGGGCGTCGTGCGTGAGGAAATGGGGTATGGCCGTGAGGGCGAGGAAGAGGATACGGCGTTGAAAACATGCGATGGCGTGCGCGAGGCGCTCGCCGAGTGGCTGGTGATTCCGCCGGGACTGGACCGTGCCGTCGAGACGATCTTGGGGGAACGTGTTCGCGGCTGGCTCGTGGATGAGCCGTCAGCAGCCTGTCGTGCGGTGGAGTTTTTGAAAGGCAAAGAATTGGGGCGCGGAGCGTTTCTTCCGCAGCAATTGCGGTGGGCCCCTGAGCAGGGGGCGACGGACGCATCGGCCTCGTGGTGGCCCGCGTTGAGCGGCCAGCCGGGTGTGGTGGGGCGCGCGACGGATTTGATTCGCGCGGACGGCGCCTCCGCGTCGACATTGAGCTATTTGTTCGACGGGATCGTGTTCGTGGAATCATTGGACGTGGCCCTGCAGTTGTGGCAACAGCATCAATGGGCCGCCCCCTCCGGGCCGACCTATGTCACGTTGTCGGGTGAGACGCTGGACGCCGCTGGTGTGATGACCGGGGGTGGCAGCAGTGCCAGTGGCGGTTTGCTGCAACGTCGCCGGGAAGTATTGGAGTTGGAAGCCCGGAGGACTGCAGCGATTCAAGCCCTTGAGCAGGCGCGGGCGGCGCGAGAGGAAGCGGCAGCCGACTTAGGGCTCGGCCGTGAAGATGAGCAGCGCCTCGGTCGGGCGATCCGCGAAGCGGAGATGCTGGAGTTATCGCTGCAGAAAGACGATGCGGGCGTAGAACGTCAGCGCGGAGAATTGCACCGGCGGGTGGATGTCTTGGCGGAGGAGCTGCAACGGGGCTTGGCCGAGCAGGCGCGGCTTCAGGAGGAGTTTCAGTCCAGTCAGGCCCAGTTGGGCCAATGGGTGGCGGAGAAGCTCGGGCAGGAAACCGGGTTACTGCAAATCAGAGAGCGACTGGTCGTGATTGAAAGCCAAAGCCTGGCGATCCAACACCGCCTCACCGAGGTCCGATTGTCCTTGGAGAGCATGCGCGGGAGACGAGACCATGCCACGAACGATATTGCCCGGTTTACGCAACGACTCGATGCGGCCCAACGCCGCGCGGCTGATTTGGAAGAGCAGGTAGCCGGCTTGGTTGAGGCGACCGAAAATAGCCGGGAGGAGCAGACCAGGCAGGAAGCGTTGTGTCGCGAATTGGGCGCTGAGGTGGATGGAATCAAGGCCGAGTTGGTGGCCTCCCAGGAGCGGCAGGCGCAGGAAATGGCCGGGCTGCATGCGGTGGAGGCATCCCTCAGTACAGTGCGGCAGAGCCTCTCTGCGTTGCACGATCGACGAATGACGGCGGAAGTGCGCAAAGCAGAAGTGAAGGCGCACCTCTCCACAATTGAGAGCACATTGGCCGGGACCTACCAGATCGATCCGGCCACGTTACTCCTGCCCGCGAGTGATCAGCCGCTACCGGAGGGAGACGCACCGCCGGCCCCGGTCTCGATTCTGGAAACACCGCAGTTGCGGGAGCAGATTCAAAAAATCCGTGAACGCCTGGATCGTATGGGCGCTATCAATCTGGCGGCCATTGACGAGCATCGTGAGCTGGAAGAGCGGTATCAATTCCTCACCACGCAGGAGCAGGACCTCTCGACGTCCATCGCGTCCCTCAAGGAAATCATCCAGCGGATCAACCGGACGACGAAGGACATGTTCGTGGAGACGTTCAACGAGTTGCAGCAGAAATTCCGGGACGTCTTTTCTCAGTTCTTCCCCGGGGGCCGCGCCGAGTTGCAGCTGGTCGAGGAGCCGTTGGAAGAGGGCGTGGAGGACAACGGTGCGCGCGAGCCGGGTGTGGAGATCGTGGCTCAGCCGCCGGGAAAGCGCCTGAAGAGTATTACCATGCTGTCCGGCGGAGAGAAGACGCTGACCGCGATGGCGTTGCTCATCGCCAGCTTCTTGATCCGCCCGACGCCGTTCTGTATCTTGGACGAAATCGATGCGCCGCTCGATGAGGAAAATATCGGACGCTTTACGAGCGTGTTGCGGAGTTTGTCGTCGACCGCCCAGTTTATGGTCATTACGCACAACAAGCGGACGATGGCGATGGCTGATTCGCTGTTCGGGGTCACGATGGAAGAGCCCGGGGTGTCGACGCTGATTTCGGTTAAGCTCGGCGATCTTCAGCCGGCGTAATTCGGGCGGAGGATGGGTCCGTATGGCACCGGCCGAGGGCTTGGGAAGGCTGTCCTGGTGCCCTGGTACGGGTCGGTTGCCTTGACTGCCCAGAAACAGTTTGTTATACAGAACTGCTCATGCTGATAACGGGTATCGTGCGGTTTCATGTGTTTGTTGCCTGATTAATGGAACCATCTCGACTCTCAATCCCCCCGTCTGTTTCAGATTCACGGCATCACGCTATGCGACTTCTCAAGAACTTGTTCAATCGTTTGTCCGATAGTCTGCTGGTGTCGGTCCCGAGCCGAATTAGGGCGGCGCGTGACTTTGCCTCCGCTCCGGTGCTCCGACTCGTCTCCAACAAACCAGCGATACAGGCCGGTGAGAGTGCGGCCAAGCGGGCCCCGGCTCACTCCACAGGGCAGGTTGAAGCGCTGGAAGAGGCGCTTCGGAAAAGCCAGGCCTGGTTTCTGGCGCGACAAGACGCGTCAGAAGGGTACTGGGTGGCCGAGTTGGAGGCCGATACCACACTGACGTCCGAATATCTGATGTTGCGCCGCTTCCTGGACTGTATCGATCCCGAGCGGGAGCGCAAAGCGGTTCGGTACTTAAAATCGGCACAGTTACCCGACGGTGGGTGGCCCATTTATCACGGGGGGCCTGCGGAGATCAGCGCCTCGGTGAAGGCCTACTTTGCGTTGAAGCTGTCCGGTGTGTCTGCCGACGAGCCCTTCATGGTGAACGCCCGCACCTGCATCCTGGAGAAGGGTGGCGTGGTGGCGGCGAATGTCTTCACGAAAATCGCGCTTGCCCTGTTCGGTCAGTATGACTGGCGCGGCGTCCCCAGTATGCCTCCGGAAATCATGCTGTTGCCGAAGCGGTTCTATTTCAGCATCTACGCGATTTCCTATTGGTCGCGCGCAGTGCTGATTCCGCTTTTGATCATTTTTGCCAAGCGGCCGTTGTGTCATGTTCCCAGCGAGCAGGGGATCGACGAGCTATATACACAACCGCCGGCAGAGATCGACTACGGCACCGTGCCTCCGTTGAAAAAGGACCGGACATGGTTCACAGCGAGAAACTTTTTCATCAATCTCGATGCGCTGCTTAAGATCTATGATCGCTCGCCCGTTGAGTGGGTTCGACAGAAGGCGCTCAAGTGCGCTGAGCATTGGATGCTCGACCACATGAAGGGCAGCGGAGGCCTCGGCGCGATTTATCCCGCCATGGCCAACTCCGTGATGGCGTTGCATTGCCTTGGATATAAGAACGACGACCCTCTTCTGGTCAAGGCGATGCGGGAGATTGAGGAGCTGGAAATACACGACACGGTGCAGGATAACGGCCAATGTGTCGATGCCATGCATTTGCAACCGTGCCACTCTCCAATCTGGGACACCGCCTTGCTCATCAATGCCCTGATCGAGGCCGGTATGCCGGAGGATCATCCGGCGCTGCAGAAGGCGTCGTCGTGGTTATTGTCCAAACAGACCAAGACCGTCGGCGATTGGATTATCTCCTCTCCCGGAGCCGAACCGGGCGGATGGTATTTTCAATTCGAGAACGAACTGTTCCCCGATGTCGACGATTCAGCGGTGGTGCTCATGGCCTTGGCGAAGGTGCATCTGCCCGATGAGGCTCAACAACGCCTGGCGATTCGCCGTGGGTGTCGCTGGGTGACGTCGATGCAAGGCTCAGACGGGGGGTGGGGCGCCTACGACGTCGATAATAATCGGATTGTGTTCAACTACATCCCGTTCGCCGACCATCGCGCGCTGCTTGACCCCAGCACAGCCGACCTTGCCGGGCGGTGCCTGGAGATGCTGGCGACGTTGGGATATGACTGGACCCATCCTGCCGTCGCCTCTGCGCTGACGTTTGTGAAAAATGATCAGGAGCACGATGGCAGTTGGTATGGCCGTTGGGGCGTAAACTACATTTATGGGACCTGGTCGGTCCTTTCCGGCCTGCGGGCCATTGGAGAGGATCTTTCGTCACCCTATATCCGCCGGGCGGTCAGTTGGGTCGAGTCCAAACAGAACCCCGACGGCGGGTGGGGTGAGTCATGCCTGTCGTACGGAGATGTCTCGCAGAGCGGTCGCGGTGACAGCACGCCGTCGCAAACAGCCTGGGCGCTGTTGGCCTTGATGGCAGGCGGAGTGACGGACTCCTTCAGTCTGGCCAGGGGGATCCATTACCTCATTCGGAATCAGCGGAAGGATGGGTCATGGGAAGAGGTACGCCATACCGGAACCGGTTTCCCACGCGTGTTCTACCTTCGTTATCATTGGTATTGCCAGTACTTCCCCCTCTGGGCGCTGGCTATGTACCGCAATCTCAAGGCTCGTGGAACGACGAGAGCCGATGAATTGCGTCTGCAGGCCTATCAATCAGGACAGTTCCGATCGCCACGCTGACCGTGGGTGTTCACCCAGTTCAGTTCTTCCTCTCATTGTTCCTCGGGAGTCATCGTGACCGCGATCGGAGTGTTCGTGGCAACCCGGTGGGAGTTGGCTGCCGTGCGTCAGGCGTTTGCCGCGAGCGAGGTGCAGACCGTCGGGGGGATTCGTTGCGTCGTCGCGCAGCAGGGGCCGGTTGAGTGGTGGGTCATTCCGATGGGTGTCGGCCCAGAACGGGCCGCTACAACGGCTAGGCGGATGCTTGCGGAACGGTCATTTGCCGCTGTGTGGTCGACCGGGTTTGCTTGTGCGTTGGGTCCGGCGGAGATCGGTCAGGTGTTGATCGGCACGCAGGTGACAATGGAAGATGGCAGAGAGGTCGGACGACCGATTCCCTGCGCGCCGGTATTGGTCGACTGGGTGCGGCGGGCTGTGCAGGAACAGCGTGTGTCCGTGCAGTCCGGCCGGTTTGTGACGGTTCCACGAGTTCTTTGCCGCGCGGAAGAGAAACGGGAGGTTGCCGCTCGCGTGGGAGGGATCGGACTCGACATGGAGAGCGCGGCGTTGGGGGCCGTGGCCTCGGAGCACGAGATTCCTTTTGTCATTATTCGTACGGCATCGGATCTTGTCGATGAAAGCCTTCCGCTTGACTTCAACCTGTTTCTCAGGCCATCTGGGTGGGTGAAGGGTGTCGCTGCGTGCCTGGCTCACCCGACGAGTTTGATCGGACTCAATCGACTTCGTGTGCAAAGCCGCGTCGCCGGAACACAGCTGACGGCGGTATTCAGCGCCTGCGCCGACCAGGCGCTGCGTGAGGGACTGGCCTAATCAGGCTCAACGTGGTTCGACGGCTGAGTCGGGTAGGTGGACGAGAGGAGAGCGTGGCATGGAAGGCATTGCTCGTATCGGGCGATATACGATCGATCTGACAGAGCAGATGGGACGGATGATGTTATTTGTCCTGTCTTCCTTTGCCTGGTTGACGCGTCCGCCATTCCGGGTCTACCAAATCGTCAAGCAGCTGAATTTCATCGGCTATAAGTCTACGTTTGTGGTCGTCCTCACCGCTGTTTTCACTGGCATGGTCCTGGCGCTGCAGGGACATTACACTCTACGAAAATTCGGTTCTGAAGCAGTGCTCGGTTCTGCTGTGGCGCTCAGCATCATCCGGGAATTGGGACCGGTTCTGGCGGCCTTGATGGTGACGGCCCGGGCTGGGTCCGCCATGACGGCGGAAATCGGGATCATGCGGATTACGGAACAGATCGATGCCTTGGACACGATGGCGATCAACCCGCTGCAATATTTGATTGGCCCCAAGCTCGTCGCCAGTCTCATCGCCGTACCGCTTCTGGTTGCGCTCTTTGACGTCGTCGGGATTTATGGCGGGTATGTCGTCGGCGTGCAGTTGTTGAATGGTAATGAAGGCGCCTACTGGAGTTCGATTGAGTCGGCCGTCGAGTGGAAGGATGTCTACGGCGGTATTTTGAAATCCATCAGCTTCGGCCTGCTGATCAGTTGGGTTTGTTGTTACAAAGGTTTTCACACCAAACATAGTGCCGAGGGATTGGGGACGGCGACGACCGAAGCGGTGGTGCTGTCGGCCGTCCTGATTCTGGTGTGGGATTATTTTCTGACGTCGGTGCTGCTCTAACGCCGTAGCATGTGACGCGCATGAGGCGACTGCGACGGCAGGGGGCAGATGTAGCATGCACGAGGATCCATGATTAAACTGGTCGGCGTCGAAAAGACTTTGGGCGGGCAGCCAGTGCTACGAGGCGTGGACCTGACCATCCCCACAGGCAAACTCACGACGATTATCGGGCGAAGCGGCGAAGGCAAGAGTGTCCTGCTGAAGCATATTATCGGCCTGATGCAGCCGGATCGTGGCGAGGTCTGGATCGATGACACGAACATTGCGCGACTCAAGGGGCAGGCCCTCAACGAGGTGCGGAAGAAATTTGCCATGTTGTTCCAGGGGGCAGCGTTGTTCGACTCGATGACGGTGTTTGAAAATGTCGCCTTCCCCTTACGGGAGAAGCTGCGCTTGAAGGGCGACATCGTCACCCGGCGGGTTGAGGAAAAGCTCGAGCAGGTGGGCCTGAAGGGCATGGGCCATAAGTTTCCCGCCGAACTGAGCGGCGGCATGCGCAAACGCGCCGGGTTGGCACGCGCCCTGGTGATGGAGCCGGAGATCATTCTGTTCGACGAGCCGACGACGGGGCTCGATCCGTTGATGGCGAAAGCCATTCATGATCTGATCGTGGCGATGCAGCAACAATTCAAGTTTACCGCTGTCATGGTCAGTCACGAGATCCCCGAGATCTTCGGGATCTCCGATTATGTGGCGATGCTCAGGAATGGACGGATTGCCGAGATGGCGCCATCGTATGAATTCGTCAAGACGACGGACGCCGAGATTCGGGAGTTTATTTTTGTCGCGGGGGCCGTCACGCCGAAGGGGTTGCCGACCGCATCCCTCTGATAGGAGACGTTATGGAACGTGCAAAGCTGGAATTGATGGTGGGAATCTTTGTGCTCGTCGGGGTCGCCTGTCTCGGCTATCTGTCTATCAAGTTGGGGAAGTTGGAAGTGATCGGCGGACACAATTATCCGGTTGAGGCGGAGTTCACCTCTGCGTCGGGGCTCAAACCAGGCGCGTCGGTTGAAATTGCCGGCGTGGAAGTGGGGCGTGTCCGCCAAATCGGCCTCAGCAGCGATCGTGCCTTGGTGGCGCTGGCGATTCAAGACGGCGTGAAGTTGTATTCCGACACGATTGCTTCCATCAAGACACGCGGGATTATCGGAGACAAGTATCTCGCCCTGTCGGTAGGAGGCGGGGGCGATCCGTTGAAGCCCGGCGATAAAATTCGTGATACCGAATCCGGACTTGATCTCGAGGAATTGGTCAGCCAGTATGTACACGGGAAGGTCAACTAGTTGGATCGGATGAGAGGTCAGGGAATGGGAATGAATATGCCAGGCCGGTGCGGTGAGAGGCTTGCCACTCAAACGAGAGGTGTTGGGATGTATGTAGTGCGAGGGATGATCATCGGGACGCTGTTGGCGCTGCAGGTGTTAGTCGGTGGACAGGCGGTCGCCATCGCAGGGCCGGCGACGGATTCGATCAAGGGCACCATCGATGAAGTCCTCAAGATTTTGAATGATAAAGAGCTCAAAGCACCCGCTCGGCAGGATGACCGGCGGCAACGCTTGGAGAAGGTCGTGGCGCAACGGTTTGATTATCCTGAAATGTCCCGGCGGTCGTTGGGGGCTCAATGGAATCAGTTGTCCGACAAGGACAAGCAGGAGTTCGTTGATCTCTTTCGTACACTCTTGACCAATACGTATGCTGACCGTGTGGAGACCTATTCCGGTGAGGGCGTGCAGTACCTGAACGAGCGGATGGAGAAAGAATATGCGGAGGTCCGTACGAAGGTCCTCTCCGGGAAGGCTGAAATTCCCATGGATTACCGATTGCTGCACAAGAGTAACGACTGGCATGTGTACGATGTTGTGGTCGATGGCGTCAGTTTGGTGAATAACTATCGCGGGCAATTTACGAAGATCCTCCACACCTCCTCGTATCCCGACCTCGTCGACCAACTCCGCAAGAAATCCGACAAGATCAAAGCTCCGTAGTCCCGCTAGGGGCGAGCAATTCCGGCAAGCGCCATGCAGTGTCACCATTTTTCGTCGATTCGAATCTGTCTGGCGCTGGCCGGTCTTCTGTTCCTGAGCCTTCCGGCTCCGGCAGAGGCAGACACGCAGATTTTTCCGGTTCCCTCCATTTCAACCAGTCGGAACGACGGCAACGACGCCGGCTTGATCGCACCGATTCTGATCACGAATCCGGACGGAGAGCTGAAGTATCTGATGGCGCCCATGCTCATTCAGAACTCGATCGTGGGTACTCGCGGGGTCTTCAATCTGTTTAAGTATGAGCCGGGTGGACGCCAGATGCGATTCATCGCCTCGTTGACTGAGCGGATTGAACGCAAGGTGTTGTTCGATTATGTCGATCCGGCATTCGGCAACGGACAATACTACCTTAACTTTGGCGGTACCTTCTTCAAGAACGCCACTTCTCGGTTTTTTGGGCTGGGCCAATCGACCGTGCAGGCGGATGAATCGAACTACACGGCGAGGGAAGCGCGAGCCTATTGGCGGCTCGGCCTCTATGCGAATGAAGTCACCCAGATCTCCGTTGGGCAGCGAGTCCGGCAGGTGCGGCTCCAACGAGGCGGTACCGACCTTCCCTTTTCGGTCGAGCAATTCCCGGCCGTGGACGGCATTCAAGGCGAGTCCATTATCGTCGGGCACCGCGCGTCCTTTCATTACGACACCCGCGACAGTCTGGTCACACCCACGGATGGACTGTCCGTCATGGCCTATGCGGAGTTGAATCAAAACATCAAAAACGGCGACCACCCGGTCTATTCGCGCTATGAACTCGAAGTCAAAAAACTGTTTCCGAGCGAGTCCAAGCGCGCCATTCTGGTCATCCGTGCCGACTTGCAGGCGACCATCGGGTCCCAGGTGCCGTTTTTCGAACAGTCCT from Nitrospira sp. encodes:
- the ispH gene encoding 4-hydroxy-3-methylbut-2-enyl diphosphate reductase; protein product: MKIYLANPRGFCAGVDRAIDIVDLSLKKYGAPIYVRHEIVHSRHVVNSLRHKGAVFVEELNEVPEGSVVIFSAHGVAKSVWEEAQSRRLHVIDATCPLVIKVHNEVNRDYTQGYELILIGHAGHPEVIGTLGQIPDKFHLVSSVQDVERLHVEKTQNLSYVTQTTLSVDECRDIVEALHQRFPNIKGPHQEDICYATQNRQNAVKSLSKLVDVILVIGSPNSSNSNRLRELGEHCGIPSYLIDAASDINPDWLKDAKSVGLSAGASAPEVLVTEVVAYLKRLGSSEEVEELTVIEEDVEFLLPKELVTIESASRASASAN
- a CDS encoding response regulator transcription factor — translated: MSLPAATHKKILIVEDEQDILQLVKLYLEKEGFRTATAMTGTEGLRQVKAEHPDLIILDLMLPELDGLEVCKRIRLNQETALLPILMLTAKAEESDTVIGLELGADDYVTKPFSPKALVARVKALLRRLDRNANTPHTQYHYGPLTVDLSRHEVRLEGQEVLLTAKEFGLLEHLLRNIGRVLTRDVLLSAVWGYDYYGTTRTVDVHVRRLKQKLPLLDDAIISIKSLGYKLRESDVPA
- the shc gene encoding squalene--hopene cyclase, translating into MRLLKNLFNRLSDSLLVSVPSRIRAARDFASAPVLRLVSNKPAIQAGESAAKRAPAHSTGQVEALEEALRKSQAWFLARQDASEGYWVAELEADTTLTSEYLMLRRFLDCIDPERERKAVRYLKSAQLPDGGWPIYHGGPAEISASVKAYFALKLSGVSADEPFMVNARTCILEKGGVVAANVFTKIALALFGQYDWRGVPSMPPEIMLLPKRFYFSIYAISYWSRAVLIPLLIIFAKRPLCHVPSEQGIDELYTQPPAEIDYGTVPPLKKDRTWFTARNFFINLDALLKIYDRSPVEWVRQKALKCAEHWMLDHMKGSGGLGAIYPAMANSVMALHCLGYKNDDPLLVKAMREIEELEIHDTVQDNGQCVDAMHLQPCHSPIWDTALLINALIEAGMPEDHPALQKASSWLLSKQTKTVGDWIISSPGAEPGGWYFQFENELFPDVDDSAVVLMALAKVHLPDEAQQRLAIRRGCRWVTSMQGSDGGWGAYDVDNNRIVFNYIPFADHRALLDPSTADLAGRCLEMLATLGYDWTHPAVASALTFVKNDQEHDGSWYGRWGVNYIYGTWSVLSGLRAIGEDLSSPYIRRAVSWVESKQNPDGGWGESCLSYGDVSQSGRGDSTPSQTAWALLALMAGGVTDSFSLARGIHYLIRNQRKDGSWEEVRHTGTGFPRVFYLRYHWYCQYFPLWALAMYRNLKARGTTRADELRLQAYQSGQFRSPR
- the smc gene encoding chromosome segregation protein SMC, with the translated sequence MYLKSLEMLGFKSFAEAKIQFPKGITAIVGPNGSGKSNVVDSILWVLGEQSTKTLRSEKMEDVIFNGTEVRKPLGLVEVSLVIGGLGELRLDAISGLPSQLSEYQELMITRRLYRNGDSEYLINKTPCRLKDIRNVLIETRAGSKGHTVIEQGRIEQILQASPQDRRELIEETAGIVRYKKQKAEALRKLDATQQNLVRVRDIVAEVKKQLNSLERQARQARSYQTLQQEARGLEIELLSRDYRTMHADLESVDHEAREVESQEAEQVAEQARMDAEQEAIRLRMNDAAEAIARVRDTLAGTEQRQSQALTAAEVERNRTELFERQRLQAAQEMERLAADREQAQVEIETLRAMLLQLEGDIAAQEAQFQQADVEAKSLAGHRSSAVAEEERARKDVLNLAVLVANTEQSLTQITSRQQETTARAERLSREQEQLVAQVAGLDQQRDVLAAQREEASGRIQELMTERQAAIERIEGLGGQITGLDRDIVKFSEDVAGVESRLGALQGVVREEMGYGREGEEEDTALKTCDGVREALAEWLVIPPGLDRAVETILGERVRGWLVDEPSAACRAVEFLKGKELGRGAFLPQQLRWAPEQGATDASASWWPALSGQPGVVGRATDLIRADGASASTLSYLFDGIVFVESLDVALQLWQQHQWAAPSGPTYVTLSGETLDAAGVMTGGGSSASGGLLQRRREVLELEARRTAAIQALEQARAAREEAAADLGLGREDEQRLGRAIREAEMLELSLQKDDAGVERQRGELHRRVDVLAEELQRGLAEQARLQEEFQSSQAQLGQWVAEKLGQETGLLQIRERLVVIESQSLAIQHRLTEVRLSLESMRGRRDHATNDIARFTQRLDAAQRRAADLEEQVAGLVEATENSREEQTRQEALCRELGAEVDGIKAELVASQERQAQEMAGLHAVEASLSTVRQSLSALHDRRMTAEVRKAEVKAHLSTIESTLAGTYQIDPATLLLPASDQPLPEGDAPPAPVSILETPQLREQIQKIRERLDRMGAINLAAIDEHRELEERYQFLTTQEQDLSTSIASLKEIIQRINRTTKDMFVETFNELQQKFRDVFSQFFPGGRAELQLVEEPLEEGVEDNGAREPGVEIVAQPPGKRLKSITMLSGGEKTLTAMALLIASFLIRPTPFCILDEIDAPLDEENIGRFTSVLRSLSSTAQFMVITHNKRTMAMADSLFGVTMEEPGVSTLISVKLGDLQPA
- a CDS encoding ABC transporter permease translates to MEGIARIGRYTIDLTEQMGRMMLFVLSSFAWLTRPPFRVYQIVKQLNFIGYKSTFVVVLTAVFTGMVLALQGHYTLRKFGSEAVLGSAVALSIIRELGPVLAALMVTARAGSAMTAEIGIMRITEQIDALDTMAINPLQYLIGPKLVASLIAVPLLVALFDVVGIYGGYVVGVQLLNGNEGAYWSSIESAVEWKDVYGGILKSISFGLLISWVCCYKGFHTKHSAEGLGTATTEAVVLSAVLILVWDYFLTSVLL